A genomic stretch from Methanomassiliicoccales archaeon includes:
- a CDS encoding YHS domain-containing protein, with amino-acid sequence MAKDPICGMEVEEKNAKWTSEYKGKKYYFCAPGCKKKFDADPAKYAK; translated from the coding sequence GTGGCGAAAGATCCAATATGCGGAATGGAAGTCGAAGAAAAAAACGCAAAATGGACTTCGGAATACAAAGGCAAAAAGTATTACTTCTGCGCCCCTGGTTGTAAGAAAAAATTCGACGCAGATCCTGCGAAGTATGCGAAATAA